The sequence ATATTACGTTGCTTATCTAATAATTTTTGTGCTTGCTGTCTAGATTTCAAACCGACCGCTGCACCAGATACAACTATTGAACAAACTAAACACAGAATAAATACCACAAGAAATGTTCTGCCGACGCTATCTTTGGGATTTTTTATTTTATCGTTAGCCACGGGCTTTTCTCCGTTTAATATTTGCCTGAACTACCAGATAATCAAACAGAGGCGCAAATAAGTTGGCAAACAAAATCGCCAACATCATTCCTTCCGGATAAGCAGGATTAATGACTCTGATGAGAACACACATCACACCAATCAGCATGCCATATGCCCATTTACCTTCATTAGTAAAAGAGGCCGAAACAGGATCTGTCGCCATAAACATCATGCCAAAAGCAAAACCGCCTAGCACTAAATGCCAGTACCAAGGCATCGCAAATAATGGATTAGTCGATGATCCAATCGCATTAAATAGATAAGACATTGCCATCATACCTATCATCACACCGGCAACGATACGCCACGAAGCTATTCGGCAAAATAAAATCAACGCCCCACCGATTAAGATCATTAAAGTTGAAACTTCACCAATCGAGCCTGGAATATTGCCCAAAAAAGCATCCATCCAAGTCACAGGCTGATGGGTCAAATTATTTATTAGTGCATGATCTCCACCCCTCGCCCATTGTGACAACGGCGTAGCACCAGAGAAACCATCTGTTGCAGTCCAAACTAAATCACCTGAAATTTGAGCTGGATAAGCAAAAAATAGAAATGCACGCCCAGCTAATGCTGGATTTATAAAATTACGTCCAGTACCACCAAAAATTTCTTTCGCCACAACAATACCAAACGTAATACCTAATGCTGCCTGCCAAAGCGGTATAGTAGGCGGTACAATAAGGGCAAACAAAATAGAAGAGACAAAGAAGCCTTCATTGATTTCATGACCACGAATCAATGAAAATAATACTTCCCAAAAACCACCAACTAAAAAAACTACTATATAGATAGGTAAAAAATATACCGCACCAAGCAACATTTTACTTGCCCAGCCAGCCTCTGGTGTTAATGAAGCGCCCAAAAACTGAGCGATGCTATAATGCCAATCGGACACCAGGATCTTCTGCAATTCAGCTTCACTATTTAATTGATAAAGAGCTGGAATCGCTTGTGCGCCGACATTATACATTCCCCAAAACATGGCTGGAAAAACGGACAACCAGACTAGAATCATCATTCGCTTTAGATCAATACTATCACGAACATGCGATCGCCCGTGTGTGATTGTTCCCGGAGTATAAAAAATAGTCGCCACTGCTTCATAGAGCACATAGTATTTTTCTAGTTTTCCACCGGGTTCAAAATGACGTTCATACTTTTCAAATAAATTCTTTAAGCCCATGTAGTTAACCTTCTTGCTCAATTCTGGCCAATACCTTACGTAGTACAGGACCATACTCATATTTGGCTGGGCAAACATAGGTGCACAGCTCCAAATCTTCCTCATCCAGTTCAAGACAACCAAGTTGCTGAGAGCTGGCTAAATCACCAACAAGCAGATCGCGTAACAAATGGGTGATCATAATATCAAGCGGCATAATGCGTTCATAATTACCAATTGGAACTATAGAACGTTCACTACCATTAGTCGTGGTAGTGAAATTAAACTGTTTATTTTTCAGAAAGTGGCCAAGTGTGGTGCGGGTAATAGTAAACTTATCTATTCCAGGCGCAATCCAGCCAAATAACTCTTTTTCACGTCCTTCACGTAATACCGAAACTTGATTATGGAATCTGCCCAAATAACCTCGTGTATCATCACATTTATTACCCCATAAAATTGACCCTGAGATAATTCTATTTTCTCCTATTTTTAGTTCACCTTCCGTTAATTCGTACAGATCAGCGCCTAAACAAGTCCGAACTAAACGTGGCTTTTTAACTTGAGGTCCTGCCAGTGAGATTACGCGATCCGAATAAAGATGGCCGGTCGTAAAAAGTTTACCAATCGCAATCACGTCTTGATAATTTAAATGCCAGACAGTTTTCTCGGCACTAACCGGCTCTAGAAAATGGATATGGGTGCCGACTAACCCCGCAGGATGTGGGCCAATAAACTGCTTATAAATAATTTGTTCATTACCAGTAAACTTGACTAAGTTACCGTCTCCATGGCAAACATAAATTTTTCCTTCAGTTAATTTAGTCAATACTTTCAAACCATCATTGAATGCCATTTGCTCTTCGGCAATAATCAACAACGGATCCGCCGCCAGTGGACGCGTATCCATCGCCGTAACAAAAATTGCTTTTGGGCTGCTACCTGGTACTGGAGTATGGCTAAAAGGACGCGTTCGCATTGCTGTCCACAAACCTGACTGAAGTAAATTAGCTTCTACTTGTTGATACGTTAATGTATCAAGTTGATTATTATCATAACGATTAAATACAATTTGCTCATCGCCATGAATTTCAATAACAATAGATTGAAGTACTCGGCGTTCACCTCGATTGATTTTTATGATAGTGCCACAAGCCGGGCTGGTAAAAAATACGCCTGAATTTTTCTTATCTTCGAAAAGAATTTGCCCCTTTTTAACTTGCTCACCTTCCTTCACCAACATTGAAGGACGCATCCCTATATACTCTTCACCCAATACTGCAACATGATGAATGACAGGGCTATCCGCTATCACTTGAGCGGGCACTCCTGCAATCGGGAGGTTGAGTCCTTTTTTAATTTTAATCATAAGAATTGCACAAGTTTATCAGTTAAACCCTAAGCTAACGATTTCAAATGAAATCAGATAGCAACCAATAATTAAAAGGCTGTTGAATAATTGAAACAAGCCAGCTAATGAATCCCCACCAATTAATTACAATTTACCTATTATTTTAACGAAGACGATTTTATCAGTTCCCTGGCTTGCTGTCTGATACAACAAGTGATTTAGTTCAAGCAAATAAGAATAAATTTTTTATTATTTTAAGAACAATTCGCAAATAACGATCATTCAAATCATCTTTTTCGATGGATATTAGAATTTTTAGCGAAATAAGCCAAAAATGGCAGGAGACAAAATTATTAATTTTTAATATAAAAAACTACAATACAAATGTATGATTAATATTTATGTACTTTTTTTGTACAATAACTCACTTTTGTATGGAACTTATGAAACGCTCTTTTTTTATTAGCATAGGGATCTTTTCCCTTTTATTTTTTATCAGTAATAGCTACTCAGCGTCAAGGCTATATTATCCATTGGATATCCGTAATAACAGCAAAAAACACTTAAATAATTCACTATTTATTCAAATTTTTAAAGAAGAAAGAGTACTTGAACTCTATACTAAAAATGAAAAAGGGTTATTTTCCTTATTTAAAAGCTATCCAATCTGTAATTTTTCTGGTGGATTAGGGCCTAAAACAAGAGAAGGTGACTTAAAAAGTCCAGAAGGATTTTATCGCATTACACGCTCACAATTAAAACCCAATAGTAAATATTATCGCGCTTTTAATTTAGGTTTTCCTAATGAATATGACCGAGCTCATGGTTATACAGGTGCTTATTTAATGGTACATGGTGGCTGTAGGTCAATTGGCTGCTATGCTATGACTGATCGCTATATAAATGAAATCTATCGTTATGTGGAAAATGCCTTACAGAATGGCCAATATGAAATACAGGTCAATATTTATCCTTTTAAAATGACATCGGCCAATATGAATCGTCACCGGAATTCACGTTACTATATGTTTTGGCAGCAACTGCAACCCGCATATGAATATTTTACTAAAACAAATCAATTGCCGGTAATTAATATTGAACAAGGACAATATTTAGTAAACAAATTTCCTAATCGTCAATCATCGCCAGCTATAGTAGGTGAAAGATTACAGTATGCGCGTGCCCAAATGGAATAAAACAAAACTCCCCGGCTGGATTCGTTGCCAATACTCATTGCCAGTTAAAGGCTGGGTTGCAATCACTGATACGATATCAGTTGTTTGAGTATGTTGCTGAAAATCGATTTCAATATCGTTATCAAGCAACCTTGCCTTACCAAAAGGTGCTTTGCGTGTAAGCCAATGCAAATTAGTCGCGCAATAGGCCATCATGTATCGTCCATCGGAAATCAACATATTAAATACCCCCATTAGCTTTAATTGATCAGCCAGTTTGGCAATAAATCGATATACAGTTAACCAGTTAGCCGGTTTTTTAGGATATTTTTCTGAAAGTTGATTTAACATCCAACAAAATACCCACTCACTATCTGTCGCTCCAATTGGCCGATAATGCCCTACTGCTAATTTTTTATAACCTTTAAGTTGGCCGTTGTGAGCATAAGTCCAATTTTTTCCCCATAGTTCTCTGGTAAAAGGATGGGTGTTTTCTAATAAAACATCACCTCGATTTGCCTGGCGAATATGCGCAATAACTGCTTCTGACTTAATCGGATACTCTTGTACAAAGCGCGCAATTGGCGACTGATAACAAGGCTTAGGATCTTTAAATGTTCGGCATCCTCGACCTTCATAAAAAGTGATCCCCCAACCATCTTTATGTGGCCCTGTCTGGCCTCCTCGAGAGATAAGACCACTTAAACTAAAATTAATATCTGTCGGGACATTAGCATTCATACCGAGTAATTCACACATAATGCCTCCTTTATGCCAGAATGAAATTGCTAAATTCAAACATTATCATGTAAAATAAATGCCTTACCCATCCGGCAATATTGTATAGCAATACTATTTTACCATCTCTTTCTCTATTAACTGAATTAAGATATGGATCACTTTAATATGAATTTCTTGGATCCGATCGGCATAGCCAAAATGAGGTACACGGATCTCAATATCAGCGGTTCCTGCCATTTTTCCACCTTCTTTACCTGTCAGTATAATCACTTGCATTCCTTTCGCACGCGCAACCTCGATTGCCTTAATGATATTGCCAGAATTACCTGATGTGGAAAGCGCAAAGAGTATATCTCCTTCTTTACCCACAGCTTCTATATAGCGAGAAAAAACATAGTCATAGCCAAAGTCATTACCAACGCAGGAGAGATGACTAACATCGGAAATCGCAATGGCAGGATAACCTGGCCGATTTTCCCGATAACGTCCAGTTAATTCTTCGGCAAAATGCATGGCATCACAATGCGAACCACCATTGCCACAAGATATTACTTTTCCTCCCGCTTTAAAGGCATTTGCCAACATAATCGCGGCTTGCTCAATCGCTTCGATATTTTCTTTGTTATTAAGAAAATTCTTCAATGTAACCGCCGCTTCTTCTAATTCAGCACAAATAAGCTCCTGATACATCATTTTTACTCCTAATAAAATATTATTTTTTTCAACAATCCCAGTGTAACGGATTAAACTTTATGAAAGAAGTATCAAAGATACTTATCATAACTAAGTTAAGTTCAATAAATAATTTGTGAACTACATTGTAATTAACATGTAAAAATATTGATAAATAAAATTACATAGATTAAAGATAAGAAAAAACACAGATATGACCTCCGATGACTTAGTTTAATCATAATCAGGAGTACCATGATGGCTCTACTCACTTTTTTTCTATTTATTGGTTTATTCGGAATTCTTTGTTATCACAAAACGAATCTACTATTTAGTAGCCTACTTATACTTGCTTATTGTTTAGTTATGGCTAGTGCTGGTTTATGGTATTATTGGACGTTATTACTCGCAGCAGCGATATTATTCCCGCTGGTCTACTTGCCAGTTCGCCGCTCATTTATTTCTAGCAAAGCCTTACAAATTTTTCAGAAAATTATCCCCGCCATGTCAAAAACCGAGAAAGAAGCCATCGAGGCGGGCACAACTTGGTGGGAAGGCGACTTATTTCAAGGTACGCCTAACTGGGATAAATTACATAATTATCCAAAACCGCAATTAACAGCTGAAGAACAAGCCTTTCTAAATGGCCCAGTTGAAGAAGCATGCCGTATGGCTAATGACTTTCAAATTAGCCATGAACTAGCCGATCTACCCACTGAATTATGGCAACATTTAAAGCAACACCGTTTTTTCGCGATGATCATCAAAAAAGAGTATGGTGGACTGGAATTTTCTGCTTATGCTCAAGCGCTGGTATTACAAAAATTAGCTGGGGTTTCCGGTATATTAGCCATTACTGTTGGTTTACCTAACTCATTAGGCCCAGGAGAACTTTTACAACATTATGGCACAGATGAGCAAAAACAGCACTATCTCCCCAAACTAGCGCGCGGTGAAGAGATCCCCTGTTTTGCATTAACCAGTCCTGAAGCCGGTTCCGATGCTGGAGCTATTCCTGATAGCGGTGTTGTCTGTATGGGCGAATGGGAAAACCAACAGATATTAGGTATGCGTCTAAATTGGAATAAACGTTATATTACCTTAGCGCCGGTAGCTACAGTATTAGGGCTAGCCTTTAAACTTTATGATCCTGATCATTTATTGGGCGATATAGCCGATCTCGGCATTACGTGCGCTTTGATACCTACCAATATTGATGGGGTAGAAATTGGCCATCGCCATTTTCCTTTGAATATTCCTTTCCAAAATGGCCCTACACGCGGTAAAGATATTTTTGTGCCGATTGATTATATTATCGGTGGTGCCAAAATGGCCGGCCAAGGCTGGCGTATGTTAATGGAATGTCTTTCTATTGGTCGTGGTATTACGCTTCCATCTAACGCTACGGGTGGCTTAAAAAGTATTGCAATGGCAATCGGCGCATATGCCTATATCCGTCGGCAATTCAAACTACCTATTGGAAAAATGGAAGGTATTGAGGAGCCTTTAGCGCGTATCGCTGGTAATGCCTATTTAATGGATGCTGCTTCAACGTTAATTACTACAGCAATTGTATCAGGCGAAAAACCAGCCGTCCTCTCTGCGATTGTAAAATATCACTGTACTCATCGAGGCCAAAAAGCAATTATTGATGCAATGGATATTGCTGGCGGTAAAGGTATTTGTATGGGTCCGGCAAATTTCCTCGCTCGGTTTTATCAAGGGGCTCCTATTGCGATCACTGTTGAGGGCGCCAATATTTTAACACGAAGTATGATGATTTTTGGCCAAGGGGCTATTCGCTGTCATCCTTACCTTTTGCAGGAAATAGCTGCAACCCAAAATAACGATATTGTCACTTTTGATAAATTACTGTTTAGCCATTTGAGCCACACAATAAGTAACCTATTCCGCAGTTTCTACTTAGGCCTAACAAACGGCAGAACAAGCAAAGCACCAACAAAAGATAATACTCGCCGCTTCTATCAGCAATTGAATCGACAAAGTGCCAATCTTGCCTTACTGGCTGATATTTCTATGGCTGTATTAGGTGGCGGGTTAAAACGCCGTGAACGTATTTCTGCCCGTTTAGGCGATATTTTGAGTCACCTCTATTTAGCATCAGCAACATTAAAACGTTTTCAGGATGATGGCCGTCCAACAATGGATTTGCCTATTGTCGAATGGGTAATAAAAGATTGTTTGTTTCAATCAGAGAAAGCCATGCAAGCACTGCTACGTAACTTTCCGAATCGTCTAGTAGCTATGTTAATCCGTATTATCATTTTCCCATTGGGTTATCATTATTCCCCACCTAATGATCAACTTGATCATAAACTAGCAAAAATTATGATGACACCATCAGAAACACGTGATCGCATTGGTCGCGGTCAATATATGACACCCAGTGAGTCCAACCCTCATGGCATAATTAATGCCGCGTTATTAGATATTATTGCCGCTGAGCCAATCTTCGAACGCTTAGTTAGCCAAAATGCACACAAACCGCACTTTACCAATTTAGATAAACTTGCTGAGCAAGCACTTGCTGACGGTAAAATTACCCCACAAGAAGCTGACATTTTACGGAAAGCAGAAGCCAGCCGTTCAAGAACAATCAATGTTGATGAATTTGAATATGATGCCCTGGCTGTGGCTAGTGAAAAAACTGATAAACAGAAAAATAGTTCGCCGTTAAATAAAGAGCAAGCTGCTTAATCCTGGTGCTTACAGGGAGCTGTTAAGCTCCCTTATTACTAGTTATCAAACATGTTTCTAATGCCAACAACTCTGCCAATGTTTGACGCCGACGAATTAATTTTGGCTCACCATCTAAATACATTACTTCAGCAATTAGCGGGCGACTATTATAATTAGAAGACATAGAAGCACCATAAGCACCAGTATCATGAAAAACTAAATAATCGCCCACATGAATTTCAGGTAATAAACGAGGGACAACAGCGCCGTTATTTGCCTGTGTAAAAACATCACCAGATTCACATAAAGGACCAGCAACTAAGGTTTCACGTAAATTTTCATTAGTAAGATCTCGATTATCCGCTGCTAAGACAGAGATATGATGATAACAACCATACATAGCAGGACGCATAAGATCATTAAAACCACTATCAACTAGTACATAATGATTTTTGCCCATTTTTTTTATTGCCCTAACTTCAGCTAAAAGCACACCTGATTCTGCTACCAAATAACGACCAGGCTCAATTTCTAGTGTAATATGATGCCCCAAATGCGCTGAAATACGTTCACGAGCACTATTCCATAAGGCAAAATAATGGTTAATATCAATCCGCTCTTCAGCTAAATTGTATGGGATCGACAATCCGCCACCAGCAGAAATAGCTTGTATATCACAACCACTCAAGATGACCTGCTCTACCATGGCGTCACAGACTTTAGCCAGGTGACAATAATCAACCCCAGAACCAATATGCATATGTATCCCGACCAGCGTTAACTGATATTGATTAATTTTTTCAATAGCTAATGGCAGATCACTAAACCAGATACCGTGCTTACTATTTTCTCCACCCGTGTTGGTTTTTTGGTTATGTCCATGGCCAAACCCAGGATTGATACGTAACCAAATAGGATGATGCCGTTTGGCTTTTCCTAATTGAACCAGCATATCAATCGATCCGACATTAACCGGAATATCTAACTCTATTACACGCTCAAGAGTTTGCTTTTCAATCACATCCGCGGTGAACACAATTTCGGCTTGTTCACTTCCTGGACGAAAACCTGCGACTAACGCTCTTTCAATTTCGCCTAATGATACAGCATCAACTTTCACCCCCTGTTCACGCATCAAACGCAAAATATGAATATTGGAGCATGCTTTTTGCGCAAAACGGATCACATCAAATGCGGTTAACTGCATAATCGCCTGTATAATAACTTCACTATCATAGATCCAGATAGGGGTTTCGAATTGAGCAGGAAGTTTAATTAATTGTTCTGCTGTCAAATATCGACTCGTTGTGGTTGCAAACGTTGTCATTAATAACCTTAATTTATTTTTTCATTTTTTATTATTATTAATAGAAAAAATGAGGATTAAAAATATCTATTTAGCTATAGTTTATTCATATTGGATATAGATAACTGCAGCGAGTTATATAAATGAAAACTTTTTCCTGGCGTCATATAGAAATTTTTCGCGCGGTCATGACCACCAAAAACTTAACCGATGCAGCCCAATTACTTAGAACATCTCAGCCCACAGTCAGCCGTGAAATCAGTCGTCTAGAAAATCTGTTACGATTTAAATTATTTGATAGGGTCAAAGGGCGGCTATTGCCAACTGCTCAGGGGTTAAGGTTATTCGCAGAAGTCGAACGTTCTTATTATGGATTAGAAAGGATCTATAATATGGCGGAAAATATCAGACAATTTTGTGATAGTAAACTTTCAATTGCCTGTTTACCGGTATTTAGTCAGTCGCTATTACCTAAAGTCTGTAAACGGTTGCTGCTCAATTACCCTGAAGTTAACTTCACCATTACCTCTCAAGAGTCACCTATATTAGAGGAATGGCTTTCAGCGCAACATTACGATATCGGTTTGACAGAAAATCAACAGATACCCACCGGTACCTATGGCGATATTTTAATTAGCCTAAATGAAGTCGTTGTTTTACCTCGTATGCACCCACTAAGTAAAAAAAAATATTTAACGGCTAAAGACTTTAATAATGTTGCTTTTATTAGTCTCTCAATTACCGATAGTTATCGCCAAGCAATTGATACATTTTTTGCTGAACAACATATTAGCCGGCGAATGATTATGGAAGTACATAATGCTGCCTCTGTTTGTGCTATGGTCAGGGAAGGATTAGGTATTTCAATCGTCAATCCATTTACCGTTATTGATTTTCTACAACATGATCCTGATAGCCTTTGTATCAGACCTTTTATTAAACCAATTCCTTTCACTGTCAATTTAATTAAGCCAATACATCGCCCTTCTTCTGAACTTACTGAAAGATTTATTCAATGCCTAAAAATGACTATTAAAGAATTTGAAACACAGTTACTTAAAGCCTTTCATGATTGA is a genomic window of Arsenophonus apicola containing:
- a CDS encoding NADH:ubiquinone reductase (Na(+)-transporting) subunit B encodes the protein MGLKNLFEKYERHFEPGGKLEKYYVLYEAVATIFYTPGTITHGRSHVRDSIDLKRMMILVWLSVFPAMFWGMYNVGAQAIPALYQLNSEAELQKILVSDWHYSIAQFLGASLTPEAGWASKMLLGAVYFLPIYIVVFLVGGFWEVLFSLIRGHEINEGFFVSSILFALIVPPTIPLWQAALGITFGIVVAKEIFGGTGRNFINPALAGRAFLFFAYPAQISGDLVWTATDGFSGATPLSQWARGGDHALINNLTHQPVTWMDAFLGNIPGSIGEVSTLMILIGGALILFCRIASWRIVAGVMIGMMAMSYLFNAIGSSTNPLFAMPWYWHLVLGGFAFGMMFMATDPVSASFTNEGKWAYGMLIGVMCVLIRVINPAYPEGMMLAILFANLFAPLFDYLVVQANIKRRKARG
- a CDS encoding Na(+)-translocating NADH-quinone reductase subunit A, which codes for MIKIKKGLNLPIAGVPAQVIADSPVIHHVAVLGEEYIGMRPSMLVKEGEQVKKGQILFEDKKNSGVFFTSPACGTIIKINRGERRVLQSIVIEIHGDEQIVFNRYDNNQLDTLTYQQVEANLLQSGLWTAMRTRPFSHTPVPGSSPKAIFVTAMDTRPLAADPLLIIAEEQMAFNDGLKVLTKLTEGKIYVCHGDGNLVKFTGNEQIIYKQFIGPHPAGLVGTHIHFLEPVSAEKTVWHLNYQDVIAIGKLFTTGHLYSDRVISLAGPQVKKPRLVRTCLGADLYELTEGELKIGENRIISGSILWGNKCDDTRGYLGRFHNQVSVLREGREKELFGWIAPGIDKFTITRTTLGHFLKNKQFNFTTTTNGSERSIVPIGNYERIMPLDIMITHLLRDLLVGDLASSQQLGCLELDEEDLELCTYVCPAKYEYGPVLRKVLARIEQEG
- a CDS encoding L,D-transpeptidase family protein; the protein is MKRSFFISIGIFSLLFFISNSYSASRLYYPLDIRNNSKKHLNNSLFIQIFKEERVLELYTKNEKGLFSLFKSYPICNFSGGLGPKTREGDLKSPEGFYRITRSQLKPNSKYYRAFNLGFPNEYDRAHGYTGAYLMVHGGCRSIGCYAMTDRYINEIYRYVENALQNGQYEIQVNIYPFKMTSANMNRHRNSRYYMFWQQLQPAYEYFTKTNQLPVINIEQGQYLVNKFPNRQSSPAIVGERLQYARAQME
- a CDS encoding class II glutamine amidotransferase → MCELLGMNANVPTDINFSLSGLISRGGQTGPHKDGWGITFYEGRGCRTFKDPKPCYQSPIARFVQEYPIKSEAVIAHIRQANRGDVLLENTHPFTRELWGKNWTYAHNGQLKGYKKLAVGHYRPIGATDSEWVFCWMLNQLSEKYPKKPANWLTVYRFIAKLADQLKLMGVFNMLISDGRYMMAYCATNLHWLTRKAPFGKARLLDNDIEIDFQQHTQTTDIVSVIATQPLTGNEYWQRIQPGSFVLFHLGTRIL
- the lpcA gene encoding D-sedoheptulose 7-phosphate isomerase, which codes for MYQELICAELEEAAVTLKNFLNNKENIEAIEQAAIMLANAFKAGGKVISCGNGGSHCDAMHFAEELTGRYRENRPGYPAIAISDVSHLSCVGNDFGYDYVFSRYIEAVGKEGDILFALSTSGNSGNIIKAIEVARAKGMQVIILTGKEGGKMAGTADIEIRVPHFGYADRIQEIHIKVIHILIQLIEKEMVK
- the fadE gene encoding acyl-CoA dehydrogenase FadE — protein: MALLTFFLFIGLFGILCYHKTNLLFSSLLILAYCLVMASAGLWYYWTLLLAAAILFPLVYLPVRRSFISSKALQIFQKIIPAMSKTEKEAIEAGTTWWEGDLFQGTPNWDKLHNYPKPQLTAEEQAFLNGPVEEACRMANDFQISHELADLPTELWQHLKQHRFFAMIIKKEYGGLEFSAYAQALVLQKLAGVSGILAITVGLPNSLGPGELLQHYGTDEQKQHYLPKLARGEEIPCFALTSPEAGSDAGAIPDSGVVCMGEWENQQILGMRLNWNKRYITLAPVATVLGLAFKLYDPDHLLGDIADLGITCALIPTNIDGVEIGHRHFPLNIPFQNGPTRGKDIFVPIDYIIGGAKMAGQGWRMLMECLSIGRGITLPSNATGGLKSIAMAIGAYAYIRRQFKLPIGKMEGIEEPLARIAGNAYLMDAASTLITTAIVSGEKPAVLSAIVKYHCTHRGQKAIIDAMDIAGGKGICMGPANFLARFYQGAPIAITVEGANILTRSMMIFGQGAIRCHPYLLQEIAATQNNDIVTFDKLLFSHLSHTISNLFRSFYLGLTNGRTSKAPTKDNTRRFYQQLNRQSANLALLADISMAVLGGGLKRRERISARLGDILSHLYLASATLKRFQDDGRPTMDLPIVEWVIKDCLFQSEKAMQALLRNFPNRLVAMLIRIIIFPLGYHYSPPNDQLDHKLAKIMMTPSETRDRIGRGQYMTPSESNPHGIINAALLDIIAAEPIFERLVSQNAHKPHFTNLDKLAEQALADGKITPQEADILRKAEASRSRTINVDEFEYDALAVASEKTDKQKNSSPLNKEQAA
- the lysA gene encoding diaminopimelate decarboxylase: MTTFATTTSRYLTAEQLIKLPAQFETPIWIYDSEVIIQAIMQLTAFDVIRFAQKACSNIHILRLMREQGVKVDAVSLGEIERALVAGFRPGSEQAEIVFTADVIEKQTLERVIELDIPVNVGSIDMLVQLGKAKRHHPIWLRINPGFGHGHNQKTNTGGENSKHGIWFSDLPLAIEKINQYQLTLVGIHMHIGSGVDYCHLAKVCDAMVEQVILSGCDIQAISAGGGLSIPYNLAEERIDINHYFALWNSARERISAHLGHHITLEIEPGRYLVAESGVLLAEVRAIKKMGKNHYVLVDSGFNDLMRPAMYGCYHHISVLAADNRDLTNENLRETLVAGPLCESGDVFTQANNGAVVPRLLPEIHVGDYLVFHDTGAYGASMSSNYNSRPLIAEVMYLDGEPKLIRRRQTLAELLALETCLITSNKGA
- a CDS encoding LysR family transcriptional regulator, whose translation is MKTFSWRHIEIFRAVMTTKNLTDAAQLLRTSQPTVSREISRLENLLRFKLFDRVKGRLLPTAQGLRLFAEVERSYYGLERIYNMAENIRQFCDSKLSIACLPVFSQSLLPKVCKRLLLNYPEVNFTITSQESPILEEWLSAQHYDIGLTENQQIPTGTYGDILISLNEVVVLPRMHPLSKKKYLTAKDFNNVAFISLSITDSYRQAIDTFFAEQHISRRMIMEVHNAASVCAMVREGLGISIVNPFTVIDFLQHDPDSLCIRPFIKPIPFTVNLIKPIHRPSSELTERFIQCLKMTIKEFETQLLKAFHD